The genome window CCAACGCCAACCTGCCGTTTTTCAAGCCGGATATCGAAGCAAAATTCCTCTCGATCACCGGTTACGACGAAACCAGCGCCCAGGTGTACAACCGCTGCGGCACTTCGAAGTGGTGGTGTGTGATGGGGGTTTCGGGCATTCCGTCCACCGGGCCGGAAGGCGAAATCATCCCCAATGCCAACGGCACGTCTGCCGCTGCACCGAGCGTTTCCGGGGCGTTGGCCCTGGTGATTCAGCGCTTCCCTTACATGACCGCCAGCCAGGCGCGGGATGTGTTGCTGACCACCTCCAGCCTGCAAGCGCCGGATGGGCCGGACACGCCTGTCGGTAACCTGACGGGTGGCCGCACCTACGACAACCTGCAACCGGTGCACGATGCCGCGCCAGGCACGCCGCAAGTGCCGGGTGTGGTCAGCGGCTGGGGCTTGCCCAACCTGCAAAAAGCCATGCAGGGGCCGGGGCAGTTCCTCGGTTCGGTGGCGGTGGCATTGCCCACCGGTACTCGCGATATCTGGGCTAACCCGATTTCCGATGAGGCGATTCGCGCCCGTCGTGTCGAAGACGCCACCGAGCAGGCGACCTGGGCTGCCACCAAGCAGCAAAAAGGCTGGCTGAACGGGCTGCCCGCCAATGCCTCGGCGGATGACCAGTTTGACTACGAAATCGGCCACGCCCGGGAACAGGCGACGCTGGCACGCGGTAAGGATTTGCTCACCGGCACGACCTATGTCGGCAGCCTGGCCAAGTCCGGGGACGGCGAATTGGTGCTGGAAGGCCAAAACACCTATTCGGGCAGCACGTGGGTACGTGGCGGCAAGCTGTCGGTCGACGGCTCGTTGACCTCGGCCGTGACGGTGGACGGCAGCGCCGTGGGGACGGTGAACGCGGATAACGCTGTGCTGACCACCCAGGGCGGCACACTGGCCGGTAACGGCAGCGTGGGCGCCTTGAGCGTGAACGCTGGCGGCCGCGTGGCGCCGGGTCACTCGATCGGTACGCTGCACACCGGTAACGTCACCTTCAACCCGGGTTCGGTGTATGCCGTGGAGGTCGGCCCGAACGGGCAGAGCGACCAGATCCAGAGCAGCGGCGTCGCCACGCTCAACGGCGGTGTTGTCACCGTGTCGCTGGAAAACAGCCCCAACCTGCTGTCCGCCACCGAAGCCCGTAGCCTGCTGGGCCAGCAGTTCAACATCCTCAGCGCCAGCCAGGGCATCAACGGTCAGTTTGCGGCGATTACCCCCAACTACCTGTTTATCGGCACTCAACTGAACTACCAGCCGAACCAACTGAGCCTGGCGGTGGCGCGTAACCAGACGAGTTTTGCCAGCGTCGCGCAAACCCGCAACGAACGCGCCGTGGCAAGCGTGTCCGATGCATTGGGCAGCGGCAGCCCGGTGTATGAAAGCCTCCTGGCCTCGGACTCTGCCGCCCAGGCGCAGGCTGCGTTCAAGCAACTCTCGGGGCAATTGCACGCGGATGTGGCGGCGGCGCAAATGGCCGACAGCCGTTACCTTCGCGAAGCGGTCAACGGTCGCCTGCAACAGGCCCAGGCGCTGGATTCCAGCGCGCAAATCCAGGCCAGCGATAACGGTGGCTGGGTGCAATTGCTGGGCGGGCGCAATAACGCCAGCGGTGACAACAATGCCAGCGGCTACTCCTCGTCCACCAGCGGTGTGCTGCTGGGGCTGGACACGGACGTCGGCGACGGCTGGCGTGTCGGCGCGGCGACCGGCTACACCCAGAGCCATCTCAATGGTGAATCGGCGTCGGCGGACAGCGACAACTATCACCTGTCGGTCTACGGCGGTAAACGCTTCGACGCCATCGCCCTGCGCTTGGGTGGCGCCACCACCTGGCATCGCCTGGACACCTCGCGGCGTGTGGCTTACGCGAACCAGTCGGACTATGACAAAGCCGACTACAACGCCCGCACGGATCAAGTGTTTGCCGAGATCGGTTACACCCAGTGGAACCTGTTCGAACCCTTCGCCAACCTGACGTACCTGAATTACCAGAGCGATTCGTTCAAGGAGAAGGGCGGCGCTGCCGCCTTGCACGCCAGCAAGCAAAGCCAGGACGCCACGCTGTCGACCCTCGGCCTGCGCGCGCATACCCAGTTGGCGGTCAGCTCGACGTCGGCAGTGACATTGCGCGGCGAGCTCGGTTGGGAGCATCAGTTCGGCGATACCGATCGCGATGCCTCGCTGAAGTTTAGCGGCAGTGACAGCGCCTTCGCCGTCAACAGTGTGCCCGTGGCCCGTGATGGCGCGGTGATCAAGGCCAGTGCGGAAATGGCCTTGACCAAAGACACGCTGGTGTCCTTGAACTACAGCGGTTTGCTGTCCAACCGCGGTAACAACAACGGGATCAATGCCGGGTTTACATTCCGCTTCTAATCCTGCGTTGTTGGTTATGAGGGGGCGCACTGAGCAATCAGTGCGCCCCTTTTTGATGGGATAAACAGCCCTGCGCAAAATTGACTCACAGGTTTACAATTGCCGCTCCTGATCAGGAGTATCCCTGTGCTGACTCATCTCGATTCCCAAGGTCGCGCCCATATGGTCGACGTCACCGACAAAGCCGTGACGTTCCGCGAGGCCGTGGCCGAAGCGCGGGTGCGCATGCTGCCCGACACCCTGAAAATGATTGTCGACGGCGCCCACCCCAAGGGCGACGTATTTGCCGTGGCCCGTATTGCCGGGATCCAGGCGGCTAAAAAAACCAGTGATCTGATCCCGCTGTGCCACCCGCTGATGCTCACGGGCGTCAAGGTCGAGTTGAGCGCTGATGGCATCGACGCCGTGCATATCCTGGCGCGTTGCAAACTCAGCGGCCAGACCGGTGTGGAGATGGAAGCGCTGACGGCCGCCAGCGTCGCTGCACTGACGATTTACGACATGTGCAAGGCCGTGGACCGTGGCATGACCATCGAAAGTATTCGCCTGCTGGAAAAGCTTGGCGGCAAAAGCGGGCATTTCAAGGCGGACCAGGCATGAGCATCAACGTATTGTTTTTTGCGCGTTACGCCGAGGCGACAGGCTTTGATTCGCTGGAGATGGAAGGCGAGTTCGCTAGCGTCGATGCCGTGCGACAGGCGTTGGCGGCAGACCCTGAGTTTGCGGTGCTCAACGAGAGCAACCTGATGTGTGCGCGAAACGAGGAGCTGTGCAGCCTCGATGAGCCGGTGCAGGCCGGTGATGAAGTGGCGTTTTTCCCGCCCGTGACGGGAGGCTGAGCATGGCCATTCGCGTACAGGCCGAGGCATTTGACCCCGGCGCAGAGGTTAACGCCATGCACGCCGCCAATGTCGGCGTGGGCGCGGTGGTGAGTTTTGTCGGCTATGTGCGCGACTTCAATGATGGCCGCGATGTGTCGGGCATGTTCCTTGAGCACTATCCTGGCATGACCGAAAAAGCCCTGGCCAAGATCGCGGTGGAAGCCGAACAACGTTGGCCGTTGCTCAAGCTGGAAGTGCTGCACCGCATCGGCGCGCTGGAACCGGGCGAGCCCATCGTGTTTGTGGCGGCAGCCAGTGCACACCGCCAGGCCGCGTTTGATGCCTGTGCGTTTGTGATGGACTACCTGAAGACCCGCGCGCCGTTCTGGAAGAAAGAACACACACCAGAAGGGCCACGCTGGGTGGAAGGGCGGGGCAGCGATCACGCGGCGGCGGATCGCTGGAAATAAACCGCCGACTAACTGTGTGTGGAGATCCAGATGTGGCAGCGGGCTTGCTCGCGAAGGCGGTGTCTCAGTCAGTACACCTTTACCTGACAGACCGCATTCGCGAGCAAGCCCGCGCCCACCTGTTTAAGCGCATTCCAGCTTACGGGCGTTTGCGTTCCACAGCCCGCAGCAAATGCGTCGGCGGCGTCTCGCAACTGATCTTGCGACCCAGCAACGTTTCGATCGACGGCAACTGATACGAGTCATCTTCACCGGCAAAGCTGATCGATACACCCGCAGCGCCTGCACGGCCGGTACGGCCAATGCGGTGCACGTAATCGTCCGGGACTTCCGGCAGGGTGAAGTTGATCACATGGCTGATGCCATCAATGTGAATTCCGCGCCCGGCCACGTCGGTGGCCACCAGCACACGAATCTTGCCTTCGCGAAAGCCTTCCAGGGTCTTGATGCGCTTGTGTTGCGGCACATCGCCGGACAGTTGCGCGGCGTTGACGCCGTCGCGCACCAGGCGTTCCTCGATGCGGCGCACTTCGTCCTTGCGGTTGGCGAACACCATCACGCGCTCCCAACCGTTGTCGTTGACCAGGTTGTAGAGCAGCTTGTACTTGTCGGCGCCGGCGACGGCGTAGATGTGCTGTTCGACGTTTTCGCTGGCAACGTTCAGCGCTTCGATCTCGACGATGGACGGGTCGGTGGTCCACTGCTTGGCGAGGTTCATCACGTCTTCGGTGAAGGTCGCGGAGAACAGCAGGGTCTGGCGCTCGTTTTTCGGCGGGGTCTGGCGAATGATCTGGCGTACTTGCGGGATAAAACCCATGTCGAGCATGCGGTCGGCTTCGTCCAGCACCATCACTTCGACCATGTCCAAATGCACGTCGCCGCGCTGGTTGAAGTCGAGCAGGCGGCCCGGGGTGGCGACGAGGATGTCGCAATGACGGGCTTCGAGGTGCTTGAGTTGCTTGTCGAAGTCCATGCCACCGACGAACGTCATGACGTTCAGGCCGGTGTACTTGGTCAGGTCGGCGGCGTCCTTGGCGATCTGCACCACCAGCTCCCGGGTGGGGGCGATGATCAGTGCGCGCGGCTCACCCATGTAGCGTTCTTTGGGCGGCGGCGTTTGCAGCAGTTGGGTGATGATCGAAATCAGGAACGCGGCGGTCTTGCCGGTGCCGGTCTGCGCACGGCCGATGGCGTCTTTGCCGGCAAGGGTGAAACCCAGCACCTGCGCCTGGATCGGCGTGCAGTACGGGAAACCCAGGTCCTGGATGGCGTGCATCAGCTCCGGGGCCAGTTTGAAATCGTGGAAGCGGGTTTTGCCTTCCTGGGGCTCGACGACGAAGTCTTCGAGTTTCCACGGGATCACGGGCGGTTTGGGTGCGCGCTCGCGGCGTGGTGCTTTCGGCGCTGGCGCTGGCGCTGGTGCGGCAGCAGCAGGCAGTGCCTGTTCAGGTGGCGTCACCGGCGGTGTCTTCGGCGAGGCGACAGGTGCGGTCCGGCCTGGCTGTTGACCGTCATTGCGGCTGTCGGAGGAGGGGACAGGAGCACTGGGAACAGGCGCGAACGGCTCAGCCTCGCTTTTGCCGAACATCTTCTTAAGTGCTTTGAGCACGGTGATCTCATTAATTGGTTAAGGAATGTACGCCGGCCAGTGTAATGCAAGAAACGGGCGCGGCGTAGTGCGTCTGTCATACGGCTACATAAACGCTGGGTTTCAGCCCAGGCGTGCAGCCAACCAGGCACCGATATCGGCGATCTCTTGAGGTAACACTTCGTGACCCATTGGGTATTCCTGCCATGTCACGGTGACACCACGGCTCTTTAAATGCTCGTAGGCGCTTCGGCCCATGGCGTTTTGCACCACGTCGTCGTACTGACCGTGCAGGCAGAGTGCAGGAATACGCTGTTGGCTCGCGGACAATTCCAGCTCGTCACCGAAGGTCGGTGCATAAGTAGAGAGGGCAATCACGCCACCCAAAGGGCCCTGCCATTTAAGGAAGGCGGTGTGGAAGACCACGGCGCCACCTTGGGAAAAACCGGCGAGGAAAATCCGCGAGGCGTCTATTCCGGTTCTCTTCTGCTCTTCAATCAAGTCCGTAACCATTTTGGTCGACGCTTCCAGCTCTTCCAGGCTGATGGAACGGGCTGGGCTCATGGCCTTGATGTCGTACCAACTGGGCATCTCGTAGCCGCCATTGATGGTCACCGGGCGGGTCGGCGCCTGGGGCAATACAAAGCGGGTGGACAGCAAGTTTTCCTGCAGCGCCTCGGCCACCGGCAGGAAGTCGTAGCGATCGGCACCCAGGCCATGCAACCAGATTACGCAGGCGTCTGCGAGCTTGGCGGGCTGAAGAATCAAGGGTTCGGTCATGTCTGCTCCATATATGTGCGTGCGCTCCGATTGAGTGCGTCGGAACGGTGCGCGACGGGTTGATCTGTTAAGAGAATGTCGCAAGGTTGAATCTTTTTCTATTGACCATGGGCAGAAACGACTCTGCTCTCACTCTGGTACGCGCCTTGCTATGTGTAGGTCGATGTCAGGACTATCCCAGGACGGTAACACTATCAGTGACTGCCGCTTGTGGGATAGCAACTGGAATTACCGCGACAACTTCATGCCGCTTGACCCCAAAAAAAGCCAACACGGGTCGATATCGCCTCATAAGGGTGCGCTGAGGTTGGAGCTCCGACACAACAAGAGCAACTGGAGGTTTGAATGAAGGTATTGAAATCCACCCTGGCCATCGTAACCGCGGCCGCTGTACTGGGTGTCAGTGGTTTCGCCCAAGCCGGCGCCACCCTGGACGCCGTGCAGAAGAAAGGCTTTGTGCAATGTGGCGTGAGTGACGGCCTGCCGGGTTTCTCGGTACCGGATGCCAGCGGCAAGATCCTCGGGATCGATGCTGACGTTTGCCGTGCTGTGGCCGCCGCTGTTTTCGGTGACGCAACCAAGGTCAAATTCAGCCAGTTGAACGCCAAGGAGCGTTTCACCGCGCTTCAGTCCGGCGAAGTCGACATCCTGTCGCGTAACACCACCATGACCAGCTCCCGCGATGCGGGCATGGGTCTGAAATTCCCGGGCTTCATCACTTATTACGACGGCATCGGCTTCCTGGTTAACAACAAGCTGGGCGTCAAAAGTGCCAAGGAACTCGACGGTGCAACCATCTGCATCCAGGCCGGTACCACCACCGAGCTGAACGTTTCCGACTACTTCCGTGGCAACAACCTCAAGTACACCCCGATCACCTTCGACACCTCCGATGAAAGCGCCAAGTCGCTGGAATCCGGTCGTTGCGACGTGCTGACCTCCGACAAGTCCCAACTGTTCGCCCAGCGCAGCAAGCTGGCCTCGCCGAAGGACTACGTGGTTCTGCCGGAAACCATTTCCAAGGAACCGCTGGGCCCGGTCGTGCGTAACGGCGATGACGAGTGGCTGGCCATCGTGCGCTGGGTGGGCTACGCCATGCTCAACGCTGAAGAAGCCGGTATCACCTCCAAAAACGTTGAAGCTGAAGCCAAGTCCACCAAGAACCCGGACGTTGCTCGTCTGCTCGGTGCTGACGGCGAATACGGCAAAGACCTGAAAGTGAAGAAAGACTGGGTCGTACAGATCGTCAAGCAAGTCGGTAACTACGGTGAAGTGTTCGAGCGCAACCTGGGCAAGAGCACCCCGCTGGAAATCGACCGTGGCCTGAACGCGCTGTGGAACAACGGCGGCATTCAATACGCACCCCCTGTGCGCTGATAGCTGATGGTTCTGTCACCCGGTGGGCCAACTGCCGGGTGATGTTCTGTTCCATTCTTTCCGGGGCACTTCATGCAAAATCAAATCGGCGCACCAAAGCAGAAGCTCAGCTTCAGCGATCCCAAAGTGCGTGCGTGGCTCTTCCAGATCATCACGATTGTGGCGGTGGTCTCGCTGGGCTGGTACCTCTTCAACAATACCCAGACCAACCTTCAACACCGGGGCATTACCTCGGGTTTCGACTTTCTTGAGCGCAGTGCCGGCTTCGGCATCGCGCAGCATTTGATCGATTACACCGAATCGGACAGCTATGCCCGCGTCTTTGTCATCGGCTTGCTCAACACCTTGCTGGTGACCGTGATTGGTGTGGTCCTGGCGACGCTGCTCGGTTTCATCATCGGCGTGGCGCGCCTGTCGCCGAACTGGATGATCAACAAGCTGGCCACCGTGTATGTGGAAGTGTTCCGCAACATCCCGCCGCTGCTGCAGATCCTGTTCTGGTACTTCGCGGTGTTCCTGACCATGCCGGGGCCGCGCAACAGCCATAACTTCGGCGACACCTTCTTTGTCAGCAGCCGTGGCCTGAACATGCCGGCGGCGATTGCCGCCGATGGGTTCTGGCCGTTTGTGGTCAGTGTTGTCGTGGCAATCGTGGCAATCGTGCTGATGGCCCGCTGGGCCAACAAGCGCTTTGAAGCGACCGGCGTACCCTTCCATAAATTCTGGGCGGGCCTGGCGCTGTTCATCGTGATCCCGGCGTTGTGTGCCTTGATCTTCGGCGCGCCATTGCACTGGGAAATGCCCAAGTTGCAGGGCTTCAACTTCGTTGGCGGCTGGGTATTGATCCCCGAACTGCTCGCGTTGACCCTGGCGCTTACCGTCTACACGGCCGCGTTTATTGCCGAGATCGTGCGTTCGGGCATCAAGTCCGTCAGCCACGGCCAGACCGAAGCCGCGCGCTCCCTGGGCCTGCGCCCCGGGCCGACGCTGCGCAAGGTCATCATCCCGCAAGCCCTGCGGGTGATCATTCCGCCGCTGACCAGCCAATACCTGAACCTGGCGAAGAACTCGTCACTGGCTGCCGGTATCGGTTACCCGGAAATGGTTTCGCTGTTTGCCGGCACGGTGCTCAACCAGACCGGCCAGGCCATCGAAGTTATTGCCATCACCATGAGCGTGTACCTGGCGATCAGCATCAGCATTTCCTTGCTGATGAACTGGTACAACAAGCGCATTGCGCTGATCGAGCGGTGAGGAAACGCACATGAGTTCGCATACTTTCAAACCTGATATGCCGCCGCCGAACAAAGTCTTCGGACCGATGGCCTGGATGCGCGCCAACCTGTTTTCCAGTTGGCTCAACACCCTGCTGACGCTGTTGGCGTTTTACCTGATCTACCTGGTGGTGCCGCCGATCCTGCATTGGGCCATCCTCGATGCCAACTGGGTCGGCACCACGCGCGCCGATTGCACTAAAGAGGGCGCCTGCTGGGTGTTTATCCAACAGCGCTTCGGGCAGTTCATGTACGGCTACTACCCCGGCGACCTGCGCTGGCGCGTGGACCTGACCGTGTGGCTGGCAATCATTGGCGTGGCGCCGTTGTTCATCTCGCGCTTTGCGCGCAAGGCGGTCTACGGGCTGAGCTTTCTGGTGCTGTACCCGATCATTGCCTACTTCCTGTTGCACGGCGGGATCTTCGGCCTGACCAACGTGGCGACCAGCCAATGGGGCGGCCTGATGCTGACCCTGGTGATTGCCACGGTCGGCATCGCCGGCGCCTTGCCGCTGGGCATTATGCTGGCGCTGGGGCGACGTTCGAACATGCCGGCGATTCGTGTGGTCTGCGTGACCTTCATCGAATTCTGGCGCGGCGTACCGTTGATCACGGTGCTGTTCATGTCTTCGGTGATGCTGCCGTTGTTCCTGCCTGAAGGCATGGGCATCGACAAGTTGTTGCGGGCGCTGATCGGCGTGATCCTGTTCCAGTCGGCCTACGTGGCAGAAGTGGTGCGCGGTGGCTTGCAGGCGATACCCAAAGGTCAGTACGAAGCGGCCGCGGCGATGGGCCTGGGTTACTGGCGCAGCATGGGCCTGGTGATTCTGCCGCAAGCCCTGAAACTGGTGATTCCGGGCATCGTCAACACGTTCATTGCGTTGTTCAAAGACACCAGCCTTGTGATCATCATCGGCCTGTTCGACCTGCTCAACAGCGTCAAGCAAGCCGCCGCCGACCCTAAATGGTTGGGCATGGCCACTGAAGGCTATGTGTTTGCCGCCCTGGTGTTCTGGATTTTCTGTTTTGGTATGTCGCGCTATTCCATTCATTTGGAACACAAGCTCGACACTGGCCACAAGCGTTAGGAGTTGTTGTTATGAGCGAAGCGATCAAACAGCCTGTGAGCCCTGAAGGCATTATCCAGATGCAGGGCGTCAACAAGTGGTACGGCCAGTTCCACGTGTTGAAAGACATCAACCTCAACGTCAAGCAGGGCGAGCGTATCGTGCTGTGCGGCCCGTCGGGTTCGGGCAAGTCCACCACCATCCGCTGCCTCAACCGTCTGGAAGAGCACCAGCAGGGGCGCATCGTGGTCGACGGCGTGGAACTGACCAACGACCTCAAGCAGATCGAAGCGATCCGCCGCGAAGTTGGCATGGTGTTCCAGCACTTCAACCTGTTTCCGCACCTGACTATCCTGCAGAACTGCACGCTGGCGCCGATGTGGGTGCGCAAAATGCCCAAGCGCAAGGCCGAAGAAATTGCCATGCACTACCTGGAGCGTGTGCGCATTCCGGAGCAGGCCCACAAGTTTCCGGGGCAACTGTCCGGTGGCCAGCAACAGCGTGTGGCGATTGCCCGCGCCCTGTGCATGAAGCCGAAAATCATGCTGTTCGACGAACCGACTTCAGCGCTGGACCCGGAAATGGTGAAAGAGGTACTCGACACCATGATCGGCCTTGCCGAAGACGGCATGACCATGTTGTGCGTGACCCACGAAATGGGCTTCGCCCGCACCGTGGCCAACCGCGTGATCTTCATGGACAAAGGCGAAATCGTCGAACAGGCGGCGCCGAATGACTTCTTCGACAACCCGCAGAATGATCGGACCAAGTTGTTCTTGAGCCAGATTTTGCATTGATCGATGTTTGAAACGATAAACCCGGCCTGGTGCCGGGTTTATTTTTGCCTGTCCAGGAGGCTTTGAGCGCTTCTTGTGTTTGGTTATTGATGGTGCAGGTGAAGGCGTTGCGCAGGTCTGCGCCTTCGGACAAGGCCTTGGCGTCCGCGAGTAGATGGGATCGCGATCCAGCAGGCGCATCAGCACCATCAGCGACTTGGGTGGCGCTATCTCGCCGCGCTCGTAGCGTGAAAACGCGTTGTGCCCGCCACCGGGCAGCAGTGCCACGGTTTCTTTTTGCGTCATGTGCAGCGGGCGCCGTATACGCTTCAATTCGGCGCCGACCCTCCGTCGAGCGGCGTGGAGCAACTCATCACCGGCGTTAGCAGGTTGCCTGCCGAGCGCCCTAGTGCGTTGCCTTCGTAGGTAACTGCGAATAGGCTGTAGGAAAATTCATCCTATGATTGGACGAAAGCGTAAATCCCATGACAGACATCGCTCCGTTGATCAAACGCTCGCTGGTTGACCAAGCCCTGGAACAGTTGCGCCGGCGCATCACCGAAGGCCGATGGGCCATCGGCGAGCGCCTGCCCACCGAGCCCGAGTTGTCCGCCGAGTTGGGTATCAGCCGCAACACCGTGCGCGAAGCCATGCGTGTATTGGCGTTTTCCGGCTTGATCGACATCCGCCAGGGCGACGGCAGTTACGTGCGCTCGATGACCGACCCGTTGGGGGCGATGCGCGCGCTGTCCCACTGCACCCTGGAACAGGCGCAGGAGACTCGGCAGATTCTGGAAGTGGAGGCCATTGGGCTGGCGGCGCTGCGGCGTACCGAGGCCGACCTTCGCGTTTTGCGCGCAGCACTCAAGGCCAGCGCCGAGCTGTACCACGGTGATCTGGAGGCATATATCAGCGCCGACCTGGTGTTCCACAAACACTTGGTCGATGCCGCCCACAACCCTTCATTGAGTGAGCTGTACCAGTATTTTTCCGCCGTGGTCGGCGCCCAGTTGCGCCAGACCCTGAACATCTCACCGCGTCGCCAGGCCGTGTTCGACCTGCATATAGCCTTGCTCGATGCCGTGGAACAACAAGACCCGGAACGCGCCAAATCCCTTTGCCGGCAGTTGATCAATGAACCTTGAAGCCAAGCGCCCGACCGAACTCGAAGAACTGCTGATCGACGCAGAAGCCGACGACGATGTGGTACAGCACACCGCGCCGGTTGTTGCGCGGCCGTGGCTGTTGTTGCTGGGCCTGATCCTGGTAGCGCTGAACCTGCGCCCGGCGTTGTCGAGCCTGTCGCCGTTGCTGGCTGAAGTCTCACAAAGCCTGGGGCTGTCCGCCGCCAAAGCCGGTTTGCTGACCACCTTGCCGGTGCTGTGCCTGGGCCTGTTCGCACCGATGGCGCCGATCCTGGCGCGGCGCTTCGGTGCCGAGCGAGTGGTGTTGGGGATTCTGCTGACGTTGGCTGCCGGGATCATTCTGCGCAGCGCTTTGGGTGAAGTCGGCCTGTTCGCCGGCAGCCTGATTGCCGGTGCGAGCATTGGCATCATCGGCGTGTTGCTGCCGGGTATCGTCAAGCGCGACTTCGCCAAACAGGCGGGCGCTATGACCGGCGTATACACCATGGCGCTGTGCCTGGGGGCGGCGTTGGCGGCGGGTGCCACGGTGCCGTTGAGTCGCTACTTTGGTGACAGCTGGAACATCGGCCTGGGCTTCTGGATTTTGCCAGCATTGGTGGCGGCGCTGTTCTGGTTGCCGCAAGTCAGGCACAAGCATGGCGCCCATCACGTGGCTTATCGGGTGAAGGGGTTACTGCGTGACCCACTGGCCTGGCAGGTGACGGTGTACATGGGCCTGCAATCATCCCTGGCGTACATCGTGTTCGGGTGGTTGCCGTCGATACTGATAGGCCGTGGCCTTACGGCGACCCAGGCGGGGCTGGTGCTGTCCGGCTCGGTCATTGTGCAACTGGCCAGCTCACTTGCCGCGCCGTGGCTGGCCACCCGCGGCAAAGACCAGCGCCTGGCGATCGTGGTGGTGATGCTGCTGACCCTGGGCGGCCTG of Pseudomonas fluorescens contains these proteins:
- a CDS encoding amino acid ABC transporter permease; translated protein: MQNQIGAPKQKLSFSDPKVRAWLFQIITIVAVVSLGWYLFNNTQTNLQHRGITSGFDFLERSAGFGIAQHLIDYTESDSYARVFVIGLLNTLLVTVIGVVLATLLGFIIGVARLSPNWMINKLATVYVEVFRNIPPLLQILFWYFAVFLTMPGPRNSHNFGDTFFVSSRGLNMPAAIAADGFWPFVVSVVVAIVAIVLMARWANKRFEATGVPFHKFWAGLALFIVIPALCALIFGAPLHWEMPKLQGFNFVGGWVLIPELLALTLALTVYTAAFIAEIVRSGIKSVSHGQTEAARSLGLRPGPTLRKVIIPQALRVIIPPLTSQYLNLAKNSSLAAGIGYPEMVSLFAGTVLNQTGQAIEVIAITMSVYLAISISISLLMNWYNKRIALIER
- a CDS encoding amino acid ABC transporter permease, with the translated sequence MSSHTFKPDMPPPNKVFGPMAWMRANLFSSWLNTLLTLLAFYLIYLVVPPILHWAILDANWVGTTRADCTKEGACWVFIQQRFGQFMYGYYPGDLRWRVDLTVWLAIIGVAPLFISRFARKAVYGLSFLVLYPIIAYFLLHGGIFGLTNVATSQWGGLMLTLVIATVGIAGALPLGIMLALGRRSNMPAIRVVCVTFIEFWRGVPLITVLFMSSVMLPLFLPEGMGIDKLLRALIGVILFQSAYVAEVVRGGLQAIPKGQYEAAAAMGLGYWRSMGLVILPQALKLVIPGIVNTFIALFKDTSLVIIIGLFDLLNSVKQAAADPKWLGMATEGYVFAALVFWIFCFGMSRYSIHLEHKLDTGHKR
- a CDS encoding amino acid ABC transporter ATP-binding protein; this translates as MSEAIKQPVSPEGIIQMQGVNKWYGQFHVLKDINLNVKQGERIVLCGPSGSGKSTTIRCLNRLEEHQQGRIVVDGVELTNDLKQIEAIRREVGMVFQHFNLFPHLTILQNCTLAPMWVRKMPKRKAEEIAMHYLERVRIPEQAHKFPGQLSGGQQQRVAIARALCMKPKIMLFDEPTSALDPEMVKEVLDTMIGLAEDGMTMLCVTHEMGFARTVANRVIFMDKGEIVEQAAPNDFFDNPQNDRTKLFLSQILH
- a CDS encoding FadR/GntR family transcriptional regulator, with product MTDIAPLIKRSLVDQALEQLRRRITEGRWAIGERLPTEPELSAELGISRNTVREAMRVLAFSGLIDIRQGDGSYVRSMTDPLGAMRALSHCTLEQAQETRQILEVEAIGLAALRRTEADLRVLRAALKASAELYHGDLEAYISADLVFHKHLVDAAHNPSLSELYQYFSAVVGAQLRQTLNISPRRQAVFDLHIALLDAVEQQDPERAKSLCRQLINEP
- a CDS encoding CynX/NimT family MFS transporter produces the protein MNLEAKRPTELEELLIDAEADDDVVQHTAPVVARPWLLLLGLILVALNLRPALSSLSPLLAEVSQSLGLSAAKAGLLTTLPVLCLGLFAPMAPILARRFGAERVVLGILLTLAAGIILRSALGEVGLFAGSLIAGASIGIIGVLLPGIVKRDFAKQAGAMTGVYTMALCLGAALAAGATVPLSRYFGDSWNIGLGFWILPALVAALFWLPQVRHKHGAHHVAYRVKGLLRDPLAWQVTVYMGLQSSLAYIVFGWLPSILIGRGLTATQAGLVLSGSVIVQLASSLAAPWLATRGKDQRLAIVVVMLLTLGGLFGCLYAPLDGLWGWAILLGLGQGGTFSLALTLIVLRSRDAHVAANLSSMAQGVGYTLASLGPLAVGLVHDWTGGWTALGWIFAVIGVGAILAGLGAGRALYVGVNSEKV